A single window of Apodemus sylvaticus chromosome 4, mApoSyl1.1, whole genome shotgun sequence DNA harbors:
- the Pip5k1a gene encoding phosphatidylinositol 4-phosphate 5-kinase type-1 alpha isoform X8, producing MDSNCSCASDGSCSRSCKCKECKCTSCKKSCCSCCLVGYVKYSQGCICKEALNKCSCCA from the coding sequence ATGGACTCCAACTGCTCCTGTGCCTCAGACGGATCCTGTTCCCGTTCCTGCAAATGCAAAGAATGCAAATGCACTTCCTGCAAGAaaagctgctgctcctgctgccttgTGGGCTATGTGAAGTACTCCCAGGGCTGCATCTGCAAAGAAGCTTTGAACAAGTGCAGCTGCTGCGCCTGA